In one Corallincola holothuriorum genomic region, the following are encoded:
- a CDS encoding metal ABC transporter solute-binding protein, Zn/Mn family — translation MTSSPFSSLDLWGLTVRTFSKRLTLLAALLLLAPQVQALNIFACEPEWAALAKELVPDADIYSATTAYQDPHMVQARPSLIAKLRRADMFICSGAELETGWLPALQMKANNSDVRDSQPGAFYAAEQVERLDVLENVSRLMGDVHASGNPHVHLDPHRIQTIAIALAKRLQQIDPENADNYQQRLTAFTTRWQAALAEWEQQTKPLQGQKVVAYHSSFRYLFDWLGITQIADLEPKPGLPPTSGHLTSVLKQLQEQPLLGIIYANYQDPKAAQWLGGKSDEPVIPLAYSVGADDTADLFMLYQRIIQQLLAAVERA, via the coding sequence ATGACATCTTCTCCATTCAGTTCGTTGGATCTATGGGGGCTCACGGTGCGCACCTTTTCTAAACGCTTAACCCTGCTTGCTGCGTTGCTATTGTTGGCACCGCAGGTGCAGGCGCTGAACATTTTTGCCTGTGAACCTGAATGGGCGGCGCTGGCCAAGGAGCTGGTGCCGGACGCTGATATCTACAGCGCTACCACCGCCTATCAGGATCCACACATGGTGCAAGCTCGGCCGAGTTTGATCGCCAAACTGCGGCGTGCAGATATGTTTATTTGCAGTGGTGCCGAGCTGGAGACCGGCTGGTTACCAGCGCTGCAGATGAAGGCCAATAATAGTGATGTCCGTGATAGCCAGCCGGGGGCATTTTACGCCGCCGAGCAGGTTGAACGGCTCGATGTGCTGGAGAATGTATCGCGCTTGATGGGCGACGTACATGCTTCAGGGAATCCCCATGTGCATCTTGATCCCCATCGCATACAGACGATTGCCATTGCACTGGCTAAACGCTTGCAGCAGATTGATCCTGAAAATGCCGATAACTATCAACAACGGCTGACAGCATTTACCACACGCTGGCAAGCGGCACTGGCTGAATGGGAACAACAAACCAAACCGTTGCAGGGACAGAAGGTGGTGGCTTACCACAGCTCTTTCCGTTATCTGTTTGACTGGTTGGGCATTACCCAGATCGCTGATCTGGAGCCTAAGCCGGGGTTGCCACCCACCAGTGGCCACCTAACCAGCGTGTTGAAACAGCTTCAGGAGCAACCGTTGTTAGGTATCATCTACGCCAACTATCAAGATCCGAAAGCAGCGCAATGGCTGGGTGGAAAATCTGACGAGCCGGTGATCCCACTGGCGTACAGTGTGGGGGCGGATGACACTGCTGATCTGTTTATGCTCTATCAACGCATAATTCAACAATTGTTGGCAGCGGTGGAGAGAGCCTGA
- a CDS encoding metal ABC transporter permease, whose product MEFADLTLILLPALCAGVLVLATHVPLGYQVLKRGIIFIDLAIAQVAALGVVFAQLMHFEHYGAWATYLASAGFALVGAGLLAWLETRLKQELEAVIGCVYVVSAALALLLLSHDPHGAELIKQTLSGSILWVSWQDLWVHGLIYLSILLLTYLRPKLIESGWFYPLFAIAITSSVSLVGVYLVFASLVMPTLATWLLAPGPMRLLCGYGVGVVAYVIGLGLSAMLDWPSGATVVCSLACTGLIFRMISNILHQKKTAVVVD is encoded by the coding sequence ATGGAGTTTGCGGATCTAACATTGATCCTGTTACCGGCGCTTTGCGCCGGTGTCTTAGTGTTAGCAACCCATGTGCCTTTGGGCTACCAAGTACTTAAACGTGGCATCATCTTTATCGACCTGGCGATTGCCCAAGTGGCCGCGTTAGGTGTGGTTTTTGCGCAGTTAATGCACTTCGAGCATTATGGTGCCTGGGCCACTTACCTCGCTTCTGCCGGTTTTGCATTGGTGGGGGCGGGCTTGTTGGCGTGGCTCGAAACGCGTTTAAAGCAAGAACTGGAAGCGGTAATCGGTTGTGTTTATGTGGTGTCTGCGGCGTTGGCGTTACTGCTGCTCTCTCATGACCCACACGGTGCTGAACTGATAAAACAGACGCTTTCAGGCTCTATCCTTTGGGTCAGCTGGCAAGATCTGTGGGTACATGGATTGATTTACCTGAGCATACTGCTGCTGACTTACTTGCGGCCTAAATTGATCGAGAGTGGCTGGTTCTATCCACTTTTCGCTATCGCCATAACTAGCTCTGTCAGCTTAGTGGGTGTCTATTTGGTGTTCGCATCATTAGTTATGCCGACGTTGGCTACTTGGCTGTTAGCCCCAGGGCCTATGCGTCTGCTGTGTGGTTACGGCGTTGGCGTAGTCGCCTATGTTATCGGTTTGGGGCTTTCCGCAATGCTGGATTGGCCAAGTGGAGCAACCGTGGTTTGTTCACTGGCTTGTACTGGGCTTATTTTTCGCATGATAAGTAACATTTTGCACCAGAAAAAGACAGCTGTTGTAGTGGATTAA
- a CDS encoding alpha-amylase family glycosyl hydrolase, translating to MKKLLLVGMFAASFTAQAEWEFRGTPNDWKTTPLTHVQGTEYQTCQTFGSDNPRFKIDRWGNWQESYPQDDISVVANTSYQITFYSDSKHIERVEVADCEGEPDGWPSLYFRGTPNDWDITPFVEQTEGVWQVEVDFDGRQDQRFKLDVYGDWSLNYGSSDSSDPIMLVQSGGDIYTQVIGRYSIEVNENSNTLSINGDPNMAPHAVITPEGPLEVELGDSIIFDGSDSWDEDGQIASYAWSNRETTETAQFTFNELGEQSISLTVVDDGGAKGTASVTVNVTGDPESDWCFRGTPNGWTKTVMPYNPDTGLFELLQPFNGEEDPARFKVARCSTDWQESYPTQDFPVTDGEKFLISFDETAKQVDAELVVGPSAPELTVSPQSKTFTSDNLSVTLSYKGEATDATYLLSDSTGDAVAFENGDVIVVGADLEIGQSVDLYVEVANDVGSDSATYTYTKGDPEEIGFTVWLKAPSGWDAKIHHWDAIPEGSWPDTDWSGDDMKELGEDWFRYKFPNSSSSKMIFNNNGASQTDTLTRSSDGCYYYADNRWTDSCDVPPVPVEVGISGAKLKFWQASILVTLEADGDDVTGGRYTLDGSDPMAGTPYNTGDQIPLGEGLEIGDTVELRLWASNDVSTASERYTFEKIEKPSASSFSWDNATVYFVLTDRFLNADTSNDHSYGREKDRNGSPYAGYENRVGAFQGGDLKGLTQKLKEDYFNDLGITAIWLTSPIEQIHGFVGGTNFKYYGNHGYWMLDPTAVDANMGTEADLLEFVDTAHEKGIRVVLDVVINHVGYDNLIDASQQPYGALNAGWEDYYYTSDPSTIHYETYGNYFNYSDGAWSQFWGRDWIRHTKATGYDICAEAYGAFDCGGGLPDVKLESNATVSLPPLLQNKWAKEGRLSQEQAELDAFFNNTGYPRTVGNHFIKWITDWVREYGFDGIRMDTVKNMEGQGEEVLKRLKDQSVIALNEWRAANPNKLPDEQELDFWMTGEYFDHGVGRSHWFDFGFDSMINFNFAGVSLGSIEGVYSSYAASINTDPTFNVLSYISSHDKNMYSRSNLIDGGSALLMAPGAVQIYYGDETARPLVDAPFGDLTLRSFMNWSSIDQNVHSHWQRLGQFRARHVAVGAGSHTQLSASPYTFKREKDGDAVIVVFGASGNVTVDVSSVFGDCWEVTEFYNNNKATVANGKVTFPTSNNGVLLLEGVEKTCS from the coding sequence ATGAAGAAGCTATTGCTCGTTGGTATGTTCGCTGCTTCCTTTACTGCGCAAGCAGAGTGGGAGTTCCGCGGCACACCAAACGACTGGAAAACAACACCGTTAACGCATGTACAAGGCACTGAATATCAGACTTGTCAGACTTTCGGCAGTGATAACCCCCGATTCAAAATTGACCGTTGGGGAAATTGGCAAGAAAGCTACCCGCAAGATGATATATCCGTCGTTGCCAATACTAGCTACCAGATTACGTTCTACAGCGACAGCAAGCACATTGAGCGTGTGGAAGTGGCCGATTGTGAGGGTGAGCCAGACGGATGGCCATCCCTTTACTTCCGCGGCACGCCAAATGATTGGGATATCACGCCTTTTGTCGAGCAGACAGAGGGTGTGTGGCAGGTGGAGGTTGACTTCGATGGTCGTCAGGACCAGCGCTTTAAGCTAGATGTGTATGGTGACTGGAGCTTGAACTACGGCAGCAGCGACAGTAGCGACCCGATCATGCTGGTACAAAGTGGCGGCGATATATATACCCAGGTCATTGGGCGCTACAGCATCGAAGTAAATGAGAATTCAAATACCCTGAGCATCAATGGTGATCCAAATATGGCGCCCCATGCCGTGATCACGCCTGAGGGGCCGCTTGAGGTCGAGCTGGGTGATTCTATCATCTTTGACGGCAGTGACTCTTGGGATGAAGATGGGCAGATCGCCAGTTATGCATGGAGTAATCGCGAAACCACAGAAACCGCGCAATTCACCTTCAATGAACTGGGTGAGCAAAGCATCTCTCTGACTGTGGTTGACGATGGTGGAGCCAAGGGCACAGCTTCAGTCACTGTGAATGTGACGGGTGATCCAGAGTCCGACTGGTGCTTCCGCGGAACGCCTAACGGCTGGACAAAGACAGTGATGCCATACAACCCAGATACCGGGTTATTTGAATTGCTGCAGCCGTTTAATGGTGAAGAAGATCCTGCGCGCTTTAAAGTGGCACGCTGTTCTACTGATTGGCAGGAATCCTATCCCACGCAAGATTTTCCTGTCACGGATGGTGAAAAATTTCTAATCAGCTTTGATGAAACCGCTAAGCAGGTTGATGCAGAGTTAGTTGTGGGTCCGTCTGCTCCAGAGTTGACGGTAAGCCCCCAGAGCAAAACGTTTACCAGCGATAACTTGTCGGTCACCCTGAGTTATAAAGGTGAAGCGACAGACGCGACTTACCTGTTAAGCGACAGCACGGGTGATGCGGTTGCATTTGAAAATGGCGATGTCATTGTCGTAGGCGCTGATTTAGAGATCGGTCAGTCGGTTGATCTCTATGTCGAGGTTGCCAATGACGTGGGTAGCGACTCTGCTACGTACACCTATACCAAAGGCGATCCGGAAGAAATTGGTTTTACTGTGTGGTTGAAAGCGCCCAGTGGCTGGGATGCCAAGATCCACCACTGGGACGCCATACCAGAAGGCTCATGGCCGGACACCGATTGGAGCGGTGATGACATGAAAGAGCTGGGCGAAGACTGGTTCCGCTATAAATTCCCCAATAGCAGCTCTAGCAAAATGATCTTTAACAACAATGGCGCCAGCCAAACAGACACGTTGACCCGTTCATCGGATGGTTGTTACTACTATGCTGACAACCGCTGGACAGACAGCTGCGATGTGCCGCCAGTGCCTGTCGAAGTGGGTATCAGTGGTGCTAAGTTGAAGTTCTGGCAAGCGTCGATTTTGGTGACCTTGGAAGCTGATGGTGACGACGTCACTGGTGGTCGCTACACCCTAGATGGTTCAGACCCAATGGCGGGCACGCCATACAACACAGGCGACCAGATCCCGTTGGGTGAAGGTCTGGAAATTGGCGATACAGTCGAACTGCGTCTTTGGGCGAGTAATGACGTATCTACTGCTAGCGAACGTTACACTTTTGAAAAAATTGAAAAACCGTCGGCATCCAGTTTCAGCTGGGACAACGCCACTGTTTACTTCGTATTGACCGATCGTTTCCTAAACGCAGATACCAGCAATGACCACAGCTATGGTCGTGAGAAGGACCGTAATGGCTCGCCATATGCCGGTTATGAAAACCGTGTAGGTGCGTTCCAAGGCGGTGATCTAAAAGGGCTGACGCAAAAACTGAAAGAGGATTACTTCAACGACTTAGGCATCACTGCGATTTGGCTGACATCACCCATTGAGCAGATCCACGGTTTTGTTGGTGGTACAAACTTCAAGTACTACGGTAACCACGGTTACTGGATGCTCGACCCCACTGCTGTTGACGCCAATATGGGCACAGAGGCTGACTTGCTTGAATTCGTTGATACCGCACATGAGAAGGGGATCCGTGTGGTGCTTGACGTAGTGATTAATCACGTCGGCTACGACAACCTGATCGATGCCTCTCAGCAGCCTTATGGTGCGCTTAATGCTGGCTGGGAAGATTACTACTACACCAGTGATCCAAGTACCATCCACTATGAAACCTACGGTAACTATTTTAACTACAGCGATGGCGCATGGAGCCAGTTCTGGGGTCGAGATTGGATCCGTCATACCAAAGCAACTGGCTACGACATTTGTGCTGAAGCCTATGGTGCTTTTGATTGTGGTGGTGGCTTACCTGATGTGAAGTTAGAAAGTAACGCCACCGTTTCTTTACCCCCTTTACTGCAAAACAAATGGGCGAAAGAGGGTCGCTTGAGCCAAGAACAGGCTGAGTTGGATGCCTTCTTCAACAACACCGGTTATCCACGCACGGTAGGTAATCACTTTATCAAATGGATCACCGATTGGGTGCGTGAATACGGCTTTGACGGTATCCGTATGGACACCGTTAAAAATATGGAAGGCCAGGGCGAAGAGGTGCTCAAGCGTCTGAAAGATCAATCGGTTATCGCACTGAATGAATGGCGTGCTGCCAATCCTAACAAACTGCCAGATGAGCAAGAACTGGACTTCTGGATGACGGGCGAGTACTTCGACCATGGGGTAGGGCGCAGCCATTGGTTCGACTTTGGTTTTGATTCGATGATCAACTTTAATTTTGCCGGTGTGTCACTGGGCAGTATTGAAGGTGTTTACAGCAGTTATGCTGCGTCCATCAACACGGATCCAACGTTTAACGTACTGAGTTACATTTCAAGCCATGATAAGAACATGTATAGCCGCAGTAACTTGATTGATGGTGGTTCAGCGCTGTTGATGGCGCCGGGTGCCGTGCAGATCTATTACGGTGATGAAACCGCACGTCCATTGGTTGATGCGCCGTTTGGCGACCTAACGCTACGCTCATTTATGAACTGGAGCAGTATCGATCAGAACGTGCATAGCCACTGGCAGCGTTTAGGGCAGTTCCGTGCGCGTCACGTTGCAGTGGGTGCCGGTAGCCATACCCAACTCAGCGCATCACCTTACACCTTTAAGCGTGAGAAAGATGGTGACGCGGTGATCGTTGTATTTGGTGCCAGCGGTAATGTTACGGTGGATGTGTCATCTGTGTTCGGCGACTGCTGGGAAGTGACAGAGTTCTACAATAACAACAAAGCGACTGTGGCAAACGGCAAGGTGACTTTCCCTACCAGCAACAATGGTGTGTTGTTATTGGAAGGCGTCGAGAAAACATGTAGTTAA
- a CDS encoding iron-sulfur cluster assembly scaffold protein: MNYTTTIENMCPLTRGPDHANAPIPVEGEWVNAIGIKDISGFSNGVGTCAPHQGATKVSLNVKNGVIEECLIETVGCSGMTHSAAMASEILTGRTILEALNTDLVCDAINVAMREIFKNLAYGRSQTAFSEGGLPVGAGLEDLGKGLRSQVGTAYGTKAKGARYLEIAEGYVTQLALDEDREIIGYEIVNMGQMMAKIADGMDANDALAQTKSRYGRFDDAVETIDPRKS; the protein is encoded by the coding sequence ATGAACTACACCACCACTATTGAAAACATGTGCCCGTTGACCCGCGGCCCAGATCACGCGAATGCGCCCATTCCGGTTGAAGGTGAATGGGTTAATGCCATTGGCATTAAGGATATCTCGGGCTTTTCTAACGGCGTCGGTACTTGCGCGCCCCACCAAGGGGCAACCAAAGTGTCATTGAACGTTAAAAACGGCGTGATAGAGGAGTGTCTGATTGAAACCGTCGGCTGTTCCGGTATGACCCATTCGGCCGCCATGGCATCAGAGATCCTCACCGGGCGCACCATACTTGAAGCACTCAATACCGATTTGGTGTGCGATGCCATCAACGTTGCAATGCGGGAGATATTTAAGAATTTGGCCTATGGCCGCAGCCAAACCGCGTTCTCTGAAGGGGGATTACCTGTGGGCGCTGGGCTTGAAGATCTTGGCAAAGGGCTGCGTTCACAAGTGGGCACCGCGTATGGCACCAAGGCCAAAGGGGCGCGTTATTTAGAGATCGCGGAAGGTTATGTGACTCAACTGGCCTTGGATGAGGATCGGGAAATCATCGGCTACGAGATCGTCAATATGGGCCAGATGATGGCCAAAATCGCCGACGGTATGGATGCCAACGACGCACTGGCACAAACCAAGAGCCGTTATGGCCGTTTCGATGATGCCGTAGAAACCATCGATCCACGCAAATCTTAA
- a CDS encoding GGGtGRT protein — translation MNLFEGFERRQQSIEAALKKYQLADLQAARELCSERGFDPYQIVFETQPIAFEDAAWAYVLGAAIALRSNAHKAKEAATALGEGLQAFCVSGSVAQQRQVGLGHGNLAARLLDEETECFCFLAGHESFAAAEGAIKIAQYANQARAKPIRVILNGLGKDAAYLIARMNGFTYVQTQLDYATGKLAIVREKRFGHSERAGIRCYGTDDVVEGVAVMHHEAVDVSITGNSTNAARFQHPVAGTYKKERLLLGQEYFSVASGGGTGRTMHPDNVGAGPASYGMTDTMGRMHCDAQFAGSSSVPAHVEMMGFVGMGNNPMVGASVAVAVAIEQSCH, via the coding sequence ATGAATCTATTTGAAGGTTTTGAGCGCCGCCAGCAAAGCATTGAAGCAGCATTAAAGAAGTATCAACTGGCAGACTTACAAGCCGCACGGGAGCTGTGCAGCGAACGGGGCTTTGACCCGTATCAGATCGTGTTTGAAACTCAGCCCATCGCGTTTGAAGATGCCGCTTGGGCGTATGTGTTGGGCGCAGCCATTGCACTGCGCTCTAACGCCCATAAGGCAAAAGAGGCAGCTACCGCGCTAGGTGAAGGATTACAGGCTTTTTGTGTGTCAGGCTCTGTCGCGCAGCAGCGACAGGTGGGGTTAGGCCATGGCAATTTGGCCGCAAGGTTGCTGGATGAAGAGACCGAATGTTTTTGTTTCCTGGCGGGCCATGAGTCATTCGCGGCGGCAGAAGGCGCGATTAAGATCGCGCAATATGCGAACCAAGCCAGAGCAAAGCCGATCCGGGTGATTTTGAACGGCTTAGGTAAAGACGCCGCTTATCTGATCGCGCGGATGAACGGCTTTACCTATGTGCAAACCCAACTTGATTATGCCACTGGCAAGCTTGCCATCGTGCGGGAAAAGAGGTTTGGTCACAGCGAACGTGCCGGTATCCGCTGCTACGGTACCGATGACGTGGTGGAGGGGGTTGCGGTGATGCATCATGAAGCGGTGGATGTGTCTATCACCGGCAACAGCACCAATGCCGCTCGTTTTCAGCACCCGGTTGCTGGCACCTATAAAAAAGAGCGATTGTTGCTAGGGCAGGAATACTTTTCCGTGGCATCTGGTGGCGGTACCGGACGCACCATGCACCCCGATAATGTCGGTGCGGGACCCGCCAGCTATGGCATGACCGACACCATGGGACGGATGCACTGCGACGCCCAGTTTGCAGGCTCATCTTCGGTGCCCGCCCACGTTGAAATGATGGGGTTTGTCGGCATGGGGAATAACCCCATGGTGGGGGCGAGTGTTGCAGTGGCCGTGGCGATTGAGCAGAGTTGTCACTAG
- a CDS encoding sugar O-acetyltransferase gives MSELEKMLSGDIYDPSDEVLTMLRAEAREITARYNVTPRRDLAARTKLLAQLLGGIGGEIKIEPHFNCDYGQHIFVGNNFYMNFGCVILDCAEVRIGDNCFIGPQVGIYTACHPLDPIERNKGIEFAKPITIGDSCWIGGHATINPGVRLGDNVVVGSGAVVTKNFPDNVVVAGNPARVIKALTT, from the coding sequence TTGAGCGAATTAGAAAAAATGCTGTCTGGTGATATCTATGATCCCAGCGATGAAGTATTAACAATGTTGCGAGCAGAGGCGCGTGAAATCACTGCTCGTTACAATGTGACTCCACGTCGAGATCTGGCAGCACGCACAAAATTACTTGCGCAGTTATTGGGTGGCATTGGTGGCGAGATTAAAATCGAACCTCATTTCAACTGTGATTATGGTCAGCACATCTTTGTTGGTAACAACTTCTATATGAATTTCGGCTGTGTCATTTTGGATTGTGCTGAAGTTCGCATTGGCGATAACTGTTTCATCGGCCCTCAAGTGGGTATCTATACGGCTTGTCACCCTCTAGACCCCATCGAGCGCAATAAAGGTATTGAGTTCGCAAAGCCTATCACGATTGGCGATAGCTGCTGGATTGGCGGTCATGCGACCATTAATCCCGGGGTTCGTCTGGGTGACAATGTCGTTGTCGGGTCAGGGGCGGTGGTGACTAAAAACTTTCCGGATAACGTTGTGGTTGCAGGCAACCCAGCTCGCGTTATAAAAGCGCTGACAACGTAG
- a CDS encoding DUF1444 family protein: MTTRVCSHCGESLDLRKVVTASSPANINCASCDSDIGVDKTHAWGFAAVGLVVAIALWLLIEKYLGYTFSVVMVAVVAWWLIAEFAYYVGLKSGVVKSTLLPQDQLTQETEEEASTPFVVPRLKNHAFVKAMDDIPQMTDEMRPISEFLFSDLWLTYAIDDGDNFIALSPALAKQHGIDLDTIKATATQNVLLYLKDIRKNEHDGFFSLSCENNMIANAVLFSPLWEQIEGEINDAVVIAIPHRDYVLYAPRNSPDAIAKLKETMQSFDYSETHALSEHLYIRDGESWAVME, from the coding sequence ATGACAACACGTGTATGTAGCCATTGCGGAGAATCACTTGATTTAAGAAAGGTGGTGACCGCATCTAGCCCGGCCAATATCAACTGTGCAAGCTGTGATTCAGATATCGGCGTAGACAAAACTCATGCTTGGGGGTTTGCTGCGGTAGGCTTGGTTGTCGCTATCGCCCTATGGTTGTTGATTGAGAAATACTTAGGCTACACCTTTTCAGTGGTGATGGTTGCGGTTGTTGCTTGGTGGCTGATTGCAGAGTTTGCTTACTACGTTGGACTTAAGTCTGGTGTAGTAAAAAGCACACTTCTACCTCAAGATCAGCTTACTCAGGAAACGGAAGAGGAGGCCTCCACTCCCTTCGTTGTGCCACGACTGAAGAACCATGCTTTTGTTAAAGCGATGGATGACATACCGCAGATGACCGATGAAATGCGACCCATTTCTGAGTTCTTGTTCTCGGATTTGTGGCTGACCTACGCCATTGATGATGGGGATAACTTTATTGCGCTTAGCCCAGCTCTGGCTAAACAACACGGAATTGACCTTGATACGATCAAAGCGACAGCAACACAAAACGTATTGCTGTATTTGAAAGATATCCGCAAAAACGAACATGACGGCTTTTTCTCCTTGAGCTGTGAAAACAACATGATTGCCAATGCCGTCCTGTTCTCACCGCTTTGGGAGCAAATAGAGGGCGAGATTAACGATGCTGTTGTGATAGCTATTCCGCATCGTGACTATGTACTGTATGCACCTCGAAATAGCCCCGATGCCATCGCTAAGCTAAAAGAGACAATGCAATCGTTTGATTACAGCGAGACTCATGCTTTATCCGAACATCTGTATATCAGAGATGGAGAGTCGTGGGCGGTGATGGAGTAA